The proteins below are encoded in one region of Grus americana isolate bGruAme1 chromosome 25, bGruAme1.mat, whole genome shotgun sequence:
- the SYT2 gene encoding synaptotagmin-2, with amino-acid sequence MTFKQASMMAPEAMATTMPMATMENSTEAAGPGESKEDMFTKLRDKFMNELNKIPLPPWALIAIAVVAGLLILTCCFCICKKCCCKKKKNKKEKSKGMKNAMNMKDMKSGNQDDDDAEMGLTEGEGEEEEKEPENLGKLQFSLDYDFQANQLTVGILQAAELPALDMGGTSDPYVKVFLLPDKKKKYETKVQKKTLNPAFNETFTFKVPYQELGGKTLVMAIYDFDRFSKHDIIGEVKVPMNTVDLGQPIEEWRDLQSGEKEEPEKLGDICISLRYVPTAGKLTVCILEAKNLKKMDVGGLSDPYVKIHLLQNGKRLKKKKTTVKKKTLNPYFNESFSFEIPFEQIQKVQVVITVLDYDKLGKNEAIGKIFTGCNATGTELRHWSDMLANPRRPIAQWHSLKPEEEVDAALGKNK; translated from the exons ATGACGTTCAAGCAAGCGTCCATGATGGCCCCGGAAGCCATGGCCACCACGATGCCCATGGCCACGATGGAGAACTCCACTGAGGCCGCAGGGCCAGGCGAGAGCAAGGAGGACATGTTCACCAAGCTGAGGGACAAGTTCATGAATGAGCTCAACAAGATCCCCT TGCCACCCTGGGCCCTCATCGCCATTGCAGTGGTAGCTGGACTCCTCATCCtcacctgctgcttctgcatctgCAAGAAGTGCTGCtgcaagaagaagaagaacaaGAAGGAGAAGAGCAAAGGCATGAAGAATGCCATGAACATGAAGGACATGAAGTCAGGCAACCAG gatgatgatgatgcagAGATGGGTCTGACAGAAGGGGaaggcgaggaggaggagaaggagccgGAGAACCTGGGAAAACTGCAGTTCTCACTGGACTACGATTTCCAGGCAAACCAG CTGACAGTGGGGATACTCCAAGCTGCCGAACTGCCAGCTTTGGACATGGGTGGCACCTCAGACCCGTACGTCAAGGTATTCTTGCTCcctgacaagaagaaaaagtatgaGACCAAAGTGCAGAAGAAGACACTCAACCCTGCCTTCAACGAGACCTTCACCTTCAAG GTCCCCTACCAGGAACTGGGCGGGAAGACACTGGTGATGGCCATCTACGACTTCGATCGCTTCTCCAAGCATGACATCATTGGCGAGGTGAAGGTGCCCATGAACACAGTGGACCTGGGCCAGCCTATTGAGGAGTGGCGAGACCTACAGAGTGGTGAGAAGGAGGAG CCAGAGAAGCTAGGAGATATCTGCATCTCCCTCCGGTACGTGCCCACAGCCGGGAAACTCACTGTCTGCATCCTGGAGGCCAAGAACCTGAAGAAGATGGACGTTGGGGGTCTCTCAG atCCCTATGTGAAGATCCACCTGCTGCAGAATGGCAAGAGGTTGAAGAAGAAGAAGACCACAGTCAAGAAGAAGACCCTGAATCCCTACTTCAACGAGTCCTTCAGCTTTGAGATCCCCTTTGAGCAGATACAG AAAGTGCAGGTGGTCATCACGGTGCTAGACTATGACAAGCTGGGGAAGAATGAAGCCATCGGCAAGATCTTCACGGGCTGCAACGCCACCGGCACGGAGCTGCGGCACTGGTCCGACATGCTGGCCAACCCCCGGCGGCCCATTGCCCAGTGGCACTCACTGAAGCCAGAGGAAGAAGTAGATGCAGCTCTCGGGAAAAACAAATAG